In the genome of Geotrypetes seraphini chromosome 16, aGeoSer1.1, whole genome shotgun sequence, one region contains:
- the CKS1B gene encoding cyclin-dependent kinases regulatory subunit 1 yields MSYKQIYYSDKYDDEEFEYRHVMLPKDIAKLVPKTHLMSESEWRNLGVQQSQGWVHYMIHEPEPHILLFRRPLPPKKPEK; encoded by the exons ATGTCTTACAAGCAGATCTACTACTCGGACAAGTACGACGACGAGGAGTTCGAGTACCG GCACGTGATGCTACCAAAAGACATTGCCAAACTGGTCCCCAAAACCCATTTAATGTCTGAGTCTGAGTGGAGGAACCTTGGTGTCCAGCAGAGTCAAGGCTGGGTCCATTACATGATCCATGAGCCTG AGCCTCATATTCTTCTCTTCCGAAGGCCACTTCCACCAAAGAAGCCAGAAAAATGA